The following proteins come from a genomic window of Gossypium raimondii isolate GPD5lz chromosome 5, ASM2569854v1, whole genome shotgun sequence:
- the LOC105770655 gene encoding uncharacterized protein LOC105770655 has protein sequence MERSTPVRKPHTSTADLLTWSETPNTDSPASAPRSTRPYQPSDGIRKVVFGGQVTDEEFESLNKRKPCSGYKMKEMTGSGIFAANGENDELEPGSANSIPNGKTGLRMYQQALAGISHISFAEEESISPKKPTTLTEVAKQRELSGTLESEEAKLTKQLSDAKCKELSGHDIFAPPPEILPRTTTVRALALKDNFDMREPDMHNPAGGNMSSEEDVVKTAKKIYDKKFAELSGNDIFKGDIPPGSAEKPLSVAKLREMSGSNIFADGKVESRDYFGGVRKPPGGESSIALV, from the exons ATGGAGAGGAGCACTCCAGTGAGGAAACCACACACTTCCACAGCAGATCTGCTCACTTGGTCCGAAACTCCAAACACCGATTCCCCCGCCTCCGCCCCGCGCTCCACCCGCCCTTACCAG cCGTCGGATGGGATCAGGAAAGTGGTGTTTGGAGGTCAAGTGACAGATGAAGAATTTGAAAGCTTAAACAAACG GAAACCTTGTTCTGGATATAAAATGAAGGAGATGACCGGTAGTGGTATTTTTGCAGCCAACGGTGAAAATGATGAGTTAGAACCAGGTAGTGCCAATTCCATTCCGAACGGCAAAACAGGACTTAGGATGTACCAG CAAGCCTTAGCTGGAATCAGTCACATCTCATTTGCTGAGGAAGAAAGTATTTCCCCCAAAAAGCCAACTACTCTTACCGAGGTAGCGAAGCAGCGTGAGCTAAGTGGAACATTGGAAAGTGAGGAAGCAAAGTTGACGAAGCAGCTCTCTGATGCAAAGTGCAAGGAGCTTAGCGGACATGACATCTTCGCGCCTCCacctgaaattttgcccaggaCGACAACCGTACGTGCATTGGCATTGAAGGATAATTTTGACATGAGAGAACCTGATATGCATAAT CCTGCTGGAGGTAACATGTCAAGTGAGGAGGACGTGGTTAAGACAGCAAAGAAAATTTATGATAAGAAGTTTGCTGAGCTTTCAGGAAATGACATATTTAAGGGTGATATTCCACCAGGTTCTGCAGAGAAACCGCTCAGCGTGGCAAAACTGCGAGAGATGAGCGGCAGCAACATCTTCGCTGATGGGAAGGTAGAGTCTCGAGACTACTTCGGTGGTGTACGCAAACCCCCTGGCGGCGAAAGCAGCATTGCTTTGGTTTAA
- the LOC105770483 gene encoding uncharacterized protein LOC105770483: MKAETLTLVLVNLAGIMERADESLLPGVYKEVGAALHADPTGLGSLTLFRSIVQSACYPIAAYLAVRHNRAHVIALGAFLWAAATFLVAFSSSFFQVAISRALNGIGLAIVGPAIQSLVADSTDDSNRGMAFGWLQLTSNLGSVIGGFIAVLIAPIAFIGIPGWRIAFHLVGLISIIVGTLVYLFANDPHFSDSGAKSSNQMSNRTLWSEVKGLVLEAKSVVKIPSFQIIVAQGATGSIPWSALSFAPMWLELIGFSHKKTAFLIAMFVIATSVGGLFGGRMGDFLSTRLPNSGRIILAQISSASAIPLAAILLLVLPDDPSTGVMHGLVLIIVGFCISWNAPAANNPIFAEIVPEKSRTSVYALDRSFESILSSFAPPAVGILAQHVYGYKPIQKGASESEEIATDRENALSLAKALYTAIGIPMALCCFIYSFLYFTYPKDRERAQMEAFIESEMRELLSDTMPEGGDHSQAQPFELEEPYIKDRTIIEVDYEDEVDLDPDENDEKPILHASRHSL, from the exons ATGAAGGCCGAGACTTTGACTCTGGTCCTGGTGAACCTGGCAGGGATCATGGAGAGGGCGGATGAGTCATTGTTACCAGGCGTTTACAAGGAAGTTGGTGCTGCCCTTCACGCCGACCCCACTGGACTCGGCTCTCTCACCTTGTTCAGATCTATCGTTCAATCCGCTTGTTATCCAATTGCTGCATACCTTGCTGTGCGTCACAATCGAGCCCATGTAATAGCTCTTGGTGCGTTTTTATGGGCTGCTGCCACTTTCCTTGTTGCCTTCTCCTCCAGTTTCTTTCAG GTGGCCATATCTAGAGCTTTAAACGGAATTGGCCTTGCCATTGTTGGACCTGCAATCCAGTCCCTTGTTGCTGACTCAACAGATGACAGTAACCGTGGTATGGCTTTTGGGTGGTTACAGCTCACAAGCAATCTTGGTTCTGTTATTGGAGGATTCATTGCAGTACTAATAGCTCCAATAGCATTCATCGGTATCCCTGGTTGGAGAATTGCCTTCCATCTGGTAGGACTAATCAGCATCATTGTTGGTACGTTAGTCTACCTCTTTGCCAATGATCCACATTTTTCTGATAGTGGGGCAAAATCTAGCAATCAAATGTCAAATAGAACCTTATGGTCTGAAGTGAAGGGCCTGGTTCTGGAAGCAAAATCAGTCGTAAAGATCCCATCATTTCAAATTATCGTTGCTCAAGGTGCTACTGGTTCAATCCCCTGGTCTGCATTGTCATTTGCACCGATGTGGTTGGAGCTAATTGGGTTCTCCCACAAGAAAACTGCATTCCTGATAGCCATGTTTGTGATTGCTACTTCTGTGGGGGGCCTTTTTGGTGGTAGGATGGGGGATTTCCTGTCCACACGTCTCCCGAATTCTGGAAGGATCATTCTAGCCCAAATAAGCTCGGCATCGGCCATCCCTTTAGCAGCAATACTCTTGCTTGTTTTACCTGATGATCCATCCACAGGTGTGATGCATGGTTTGGTCTTAATCATTGTTGGCTTCTGCATTTCCTGGAATGCTCCAGCTGCAAACAA TCCAATATTTGCAGAAATAGTTCCAGAGAAATCAAGAACAAGCGTCTATGCTTTGGACCGATCTTTTGAATCCATCTTGTCATCATTCGCCCCTCCTGCAGTTGGAATTCTAGCTCAGCACGTTTACGGTTACAAACCTATTCAGAAAGGAGCAAGTGAATCTGAAGAGATTGCAACAGATAGAGAAAACGCTTTGTCGTTGGCAAAAGCACTGTACACAGCAATAGGAATTCCGATGGCACTCTGTTGTTTCATCTATTCATTTCTCTACTTCACCTACCCGAAGGATAGAGAGCGAGCTCAAATGGAAGCATTCATAGAATCTGAGATGCGAGAGCTATTGTCAGATACTATGCCTGAAGGTGGAGATCATTCTCAAGCTCAACCATTTGAATTGGAAGAACCATATATTAAAGACAGAACCATTATAGAAGTGGATTATGAAGATGAGGTTGACCTTGATCCCGACGAAAATGATGAGAAGCCTATACTTCACGCCAGTAGACACTCTCTTTGA
- the LOC128040997 gene encoding LOW QUALITY PROTEIN: uncharacterized protein LOC128040997 (The sequence of the model RefSeq protein was modified relative to this genomic sequence to represent the inferred CDS: substituted 3 bases at 3 genomic stop codons), whose protein sequence is MAVILESNKNLPTEHCYGTRAQSKIMDQKLEKLERLQKEMQDQLQAQMKEQIEKIQHDMVQKMEDSQNDLIIKMTQLLKRVDKGKGHVIINEEENNGEPLYPPGFTPLHAPQQFQGDASIPMNFQPRAGSNPGDSPNNIAVPDLDEVVEKDKVKEEFPKQFEEKWKWIEEKFRAIESIESYHGIDAKDLSLVPDLVLPYKFKMSEFEKYNGTSCPGSHITMFCRRMTGYINNDPLLIHCFQESLTGAASKWYNQLSRDKIAAWRDLAQAFLRQYNHVSEMMLDRITLQNLEKKSNESFRQYAQRWREVAVQVQPPLLEKEMTTLFINTLKAPFITHMLGSASKDFSDIIMNGEMIEHAIKSGKIDGGENNRRAAPRKRKNEVNNVNAYGRSITVNQPKKVVANQQRSSRQESGVRQTTEKPQFTPIPMSYKELYQTLFNAHVVAPRYLSPLQPPYPKWYDTNAQCDYHAGISGHSIENCTAFKKVVEELIKLGVVKPDDSPNTENPLPNHADKGVNMVSEGTREEVKIDIAEVKTSLKLVWKEMAKRGLVTSDFEKGYETGNYCEFHHKTGHEIQECEGFRALVQSMMDNKEMRFYEGTEERRNICATELGIKAPKINHPVVIISRPKGNEARAQVTPKIVIRKPSNFSYRDNKMVPWNYGCNVTILGGEAERNQEIEEEAKEFLKFLKHSEYSVVEQLHKQPARISVLALLLSXEVHRNALLKVLNETYVADNISVNKLDRLINNIGADNFIFFNDDEIPSGGRGSTKALHVTVRCKGYTLPGALVDNGSALNVLPLSTLSRLPIDSSHMKACQSIVRAFDGTEKKVMGRIEMPLRIGPITYEVDFLVMDIKPSYNCLLGRPWIHSAGAVPSSLHQKVKLVSEDRLVTIDAEEDIIAMMTSDAPYVDINDEALECSFRSLEFVNAMFITKGSRIPVPKISRTTKMGLRLMVGRGASPGKGLGKHLQGRIEAPMLKEKSPDINDMSDAASNTESIFEQEMCLEGSHDFEDNEDYGASPDLLRMMEQEDKQILPHRESLEIVSLEDGKEVKIGTEITAKTRQDLINLLREFKDIFAWSYQDMPGLSTNIVVHRLPIKEDCKPVQQKLRRMRPDIVLKIREEVKRQFDAGFLQEVKYSDWVANIVPVPKKDGKVRMCVDYRDLNKASPKDNFPLPHIDTLVDNTAGLFSFMDGFSGDNQIKMHPGDMRKTTFITLWGTFCYKVMPFGLKNAGATYQRAMVTLFHDMMHQEIEVYVDDMIAKSRTEEEHVQVLKRLFLRLRKFQLKLNPAKCTFGARSGKLLGFIVSKKGIEVDPDKVKAIRDLPPPRTQKEVRGFLGRLNYIAKFISQLTEKCDPVFRLLKKHNPGEWDEECQKAFDKIKQYLANTPVLSPPSPDRPLILYLTVFENSMGCVLGQHDETGKKERAIYYLSKKFTDCEMRYLSIEKLCCALIWATRRLRQYMLYHTTWLISKLDPLKYMMESTALNGRMARWQILLSEFDIVYVSXKVVKGSAIADFLASRALEDYESLDFDFPNEDLMYVASTEENTKKDNVWRLNFDGASNATGNGIGAVLVSPNGDHYPVASKLDFDCTNNMAEYEACIMGIRAAIERNIKVLRVYGDSALVIYXLKGEWETRDPKLIDYRKRVLELADEFDDITFYYLPREENQMADALATLASMIQVNRLEAMRPIQMSIYETPAHCCNIEEEGKDDCPWYQNILQYVKNQEYPNQATENDKRTLRRIAIEYVLDGEMLYKRRKDQVLLRCVDAVEARKILEEVHEGICGMDANGFTMARQIMRFGYYWPTMEGDCIDYAKKFHKCQIYGDKIHAPPSPLHVMTSPWPFSMWGMDVIGPISPKASNGHRFIFVVIDYFTKWVEAASYANVTKSAVSKFLKKEIICRYGIPEKIISDNALNLNNSTIAEVCSQFKIKHHNSSPYRPKMNGAVEAANKNIKRIMGKMTETYKDWHEKLSFALLAYRTSVRTSTGATPFSLVYGMEAVLPIEVEIPSLRVLSELQLDEADWVQSQYDQLNLIEEKRLRAIRHGQMYQKRMMRAYNKKVRPREFREGDLVLKKILPMQKDSRGKWMPNWEGPYVVKKAFSGGALILCEMDGKSLPNPANADSVKKYFT, encoded by the exons atggcaGTTATCCTGGAATCCAACAAAAACTTACCAACTGAACATTGTTACGGTACCCGTGCTCAATCAAAAATTATGGATCAAAAGTTGGAGAAGCTAGAGCgacttcaaaaggaaatgcaagaccAGTTGCAGGCGCAAATGAAAGAGCAAATAGAAAAGATTCAGCATGACATGGTGCAAAAGATGGAGGACTCTCAAAATGatctaataattaaaatgacaCAATTATTGAAGAGAGTAGATAAGGGGAAAGGGCATGTGATTattaatgaagaagaaaacaatggTGAACCACtttatcctccaggtttcacgCCTCTGCACGC GCCCCAACAGTTCCAAGGCGATGCTTCAATCCCAATGAATTTTCAACCCCGAGCGGGTTCTAATCCCGGTGATAGCCCGAATAATATTGCTGTCCCAGATCTTGATGAGGTGGTTGAAAAGGACAAGGTGAAGGAGGAATTTCCAAAACAATTtgaggagaaatggaaatggatagAAGAGAAGTTTAGGGCAATAGAAAGCATTGAAAGCTATCATGGGATAgatgcaaaagatctgagcttggttccgGACTTGGTACTCCCTTACAAATTTAAGATGTCGGAATTCGAGAAATACAACGGGACCAGTTGCCCAGGATcccatattactatgttttgcAGAAGAATGACGgggtatattaataatgatccattattaatacattgcttTCAGGAAAGTCTTACGGGAGCGGCGTCAAAGTGGTACAATCAGCTGAGCCGAGACAAAATTGCTGCTTGGAGGGATTTAGCACAGGCTTTCCTGAGACAATACAATCACGTCTCAGAAATGATGCTTGACAGGATAACTCTGCAGAATTTAGAGAAGAAATCGAACGAAAGCTTTAGACAGTATGCGCAGAGGTGGCGAGAGGTGGCGGTTCAGGTGCAACCACCGCTTTTGGAAAAAGAGATGACGACGctttttattaatacattgAAAGCTCCGTTCATCACTCACATGTTGGGAAGCGCTTCAAAAGATTTctcagatataatcatgaatggtgaaatgattgagcatgccattaaaagtggaaaaatagATGGAGGAGAGAATAATAGGAGGGCAGCcccgaggaaaagaaaaaatgaagtgAATAATGTGAATGCTTATGGTAGGTCAATTACAGTGAATCAACCAAAGAAAGTGGTTGCCAATCAACAGAGATCATCAAGACAAGAGTCGGGAGTTAGGCAAACTACTGAAAAGCCTCAATTCACGCCAATCCCGATGTCATACAAGGAGTTGTATCAGACTTTATtcaatgcgcatgttgttgctcctcgtTACTTGAGCCCTCTACAACCCCCGTATCCAAAATGGTATGATACGAACGCGCAATGTGATTATCACGCGGGAATTTCTGGGcactcaatagaaaattgtactGCCTTCAAGAAGGTAGTAGAAGAACTTATCAAATTAGGTGTTGTCAAACCCGACGACTCACCTAACACAGAAAATCCGTTACCTAATCACGCTGATAAGGGGGTGAATATGGTGAGCGAAGGTACGAGAGAAGAAGTCAAGATTGACATTGCTGAAGTAAAAACTTCATTGAAATTGGTCTGGAAAGAGATGGCAAAGAGAGGGTTAGTTACTTCAGATTTTGAGAAGGGGTACGAGACCGGAAATTATTGtgaattccaccataaaacGGGGCACGAAATCCAAGAATGTGAAGGATTCAGGGCCTTGGTTCAAagcatgatggataacaaggagatgAGGTTTTATGAAGGTACGGAGGAAAGAAGGAACATATGCGCAACAGAGTTAGGAATAAAGGCTCCAAAAATAAATCATCCTGTGGTCATTATCTCACGCCCTAAGGGTAATGAGGCTAGGGCTCAGGTAACACCGAAAATTGTAATCCGTaaaccatcaaatttctcttATAGGGATAACAAAATGGTGCCGTGGAATTACGGGTGTAATGTGACCATTTTGGGAGGAGAGGCAGAGAGAAATCAGGAAATAG aagaggAGGCAAAGGAGTTTTTGAAGTTTCTGAAACATAGTGAATACAGTGTTGTGGAGCAACTGCACAAACAGCCAGCCCGTATTTCTGTATTAGCTTTGCTCCTAAGCTAAGAAGTACACCGGAATGCACTTTTGAAGGTGCTAAACGAAACATATGTGGCTGACAATATTTCGGTAAACAAGCTGGATCGGTTGATCAACAATATTGGCgctgacaattttatcttcttcaatgatgatgaaataccatcCGGAGGAAGAGGTTCGACTAAAGCCCTGCATGTTACTGTCCGATGCAAAGGGTACACACTCCCGGGGGCCTTGGTTGATAATGGATCTGCATTGAATGTATTGCCTTTGTCCACTCTTAGTCGATTACCAATAGATAGTTCGCACATGAAAGCATGCCAGAGCATAGTAAGGGCTTTTGATGGAACAGAAAAGAAGGTTATGGGGAGAATTGAGATGCCATTAAGGATTGGCCCAATCACTTATGAGGTGGACTTCTTGGTAATGGATATTAAGCCTTCCTACAACTGTTTATTGGGAAGACCGTGGATACACTCAGCCGGGGCAGTACcttcatcattacatcagaagGTGAAGTTGGTATCGGAGGACCGGTTGGTAACAATTGATGCAGAGGAGGATATTATCGCAATGATGACTAGTGATGCACCTTATGTAGACATCAACGATGAGGCACTGGAATGTTCTTTTCGGTCGTTAGAATTTGTGAATGCGATGTTTATTACGAAAGGAAGCAGAATTCCAGTACCGAAAATATCCAGGACCACCAAAATGGGGTTGCGATTGATGGTAGGAAGAGGAGCCTCACCAGGGAAAGGATTGGGAAAACATCTTCAGGGAAGGATTGAAGCACCAATGCTGAAGGAAAA gtctccagatatcaatgacatgagtgacgctgcttcAAACACGGAGTCTATTTTTGAGCAAGAAATGTGTTTGGAGGGATCTCACGACTTTGAAGATAACGAAGATTATGGTGCGTCCCCGGACTTGTTAAGAATGATGGAACAAGAAGATAAGCAGATCCTACCTCATAGGGAATCATTAGAAATAGTGAGCCTAGAGGATgggaaagaggtgaaaattggaactgaaatcACTGCAAAGACAAGGCAAGACCTCATTAATTTACTCCGAGAGTTCAAAGATATTTTCGCGTGGTCGTACCAAGATATGCCTGGGCTAAGTACTAACATTGTGGTACATCGTCTACCCATAAAGGAGGATTGTAAACCCGTTCAGCAGAAGCTCAGGAGAATGAGACCTGACATTGTGTTAAAAATAAGAGAAGAAGTCAAAAGACAATTCGACGCTGGATTCTTACAAGAGGTCAAGTATTCGGAttgggtagccaacatcgtcCCTGTTCCCAAAAAAGATGGaaaggtacgaatgtgtgtggattatagGGATTTGAACAAGGCTAGTCCGAAGGATAATTTTCCACTACCTCACATTGATACTTTGGTAGATAACACGGCGGgcttgttttctttcatggatggtttctcgggagacaatcaaataaagatgcatcctggAGACATgaggaaaaccacattcattacattatggggaacattttgttacaaagtaatgcccttcggattgaagaatgcgggagcaacgTACCAAAGAGCTATGGTGACTTTGTTTCACGACATGATGCACCAAGAGATCgaagtctatgttgatgatatgattgcgaAGTCTAGAACGGAAGAAGAGCATGTTCAGGTCTTGAAAAGGTTATTTTTGAGATTAAGGaaatttcagctcaagcttaacCCGGCAAAATGCACGTTTGGAGCCAGATCAGGGAAGTTATTAGGCTTCATAGTTAGCAAAAAGGGGATCGAggttgacccagacaaagtaaaagcaatacgagatttacctcCCCCGCGCACTCAGAAGGAGGTACGAGGTTTCCTAGGGAGGTTGAATTACATCGCCAAGTTCATCTCACAACTGACGGAGAAATGTGATCCAGTGTTCCGTCTCTTAAAGAAACACAATCCGGGTGAATGGGATGAAGAATGTCAGAAGGCATTCGataagataaagcaatacttgGCTAATACACCAGTACTATCGCCGCCAAGTCCAGATAGGCCATTGATACTGTATCTAACAGTGTTTGAAAATTCTATGGGATGCGTATtgggccaacatgatgagacaggaaagaaagaaagggcaatatactatctcagtaagaaatttaCTGATTGCGAAATGAGATACTTATCgattgagaagttgtgttgtgCTTTAATCTGGGCAACCCGAAGACTAAGGCAgtatatgttgtatcatacgacttggctgatttcaaagttggatcctttgaagtatatgatggaatcaactgctttaaacgggagaatggctagatggcagatTCTGCTATCTGAGTTTGACATAGTTTATGTAAGTTAGAAGGTCGTAAAGGGAAGTGCGATAGCTGATTTCTTAGCTAGTAGAGCTTTGGAAGACTATGAGTCTTTGgactttgattttccaaatgaggacCTGATGTATGTGGCGAGCACCGAAGAGAATACTAAAAAGGATAACGTATGGAGGTTAAATTTCGATGGAGCTTCGAATGCTACgggtaatggaattggggcagtcttaGTATCACCaaatggagatcattatcctgttGCAAGCAagttggattttgattgtacaaataatatggcagaatatgaagcatgtattatgggCATTCGTGCAGCCATTGAACGAAACATCAAAGTGCTAAGGGTATATGGGGATtccgcattggtgatatacTAACTTAAAGGGGAATGGGAGACTAGGGACCCTAAGTTAATCGATTATAGAAAACGGGTCCTCGAATTGGCTGATGAGTTTGACGATATCACCTTCTATTATCTCCCACGAGAGGAAAACCAGATGGCTGACGCATTAGCTACTCTAGCTTCGATGATTCAGGTGAATAGACTCGAGGCAATGAGGCCTATTCAAATGAGTATCTATGAGACTCCAGCTCATTGCTGCAATATTGAGGAGGAGGGAAAAGATGATTGTCCTTGGTATCAGAATATCCTACAGTATGTGAAGAATCAGGAGTACCCTAATCAAGCGACAGAAAACGACAAAAGAACTCTGAGAAGAATAGCCATCGAATATGTCCTAGATGGGGAAATGTTATACAAAAGAAGGAAGGATCAAGTactgttaagatgtgtggatgcCGTGGAAGCCAGGAAAATCTTGGAGGAAGTACATGAGGGTATTTGTGGGATGGACGCCAATGGTTTTACGatggctagacagatcatgagatttgggtactattggcccaccatggaaggagattgcattgATTATGCCAAGAAGTTCCACAAATGCCAAATTTACGGAGACAAAATACATgcgcctccttcacctcttcacgtCATGACCTCTCCTTGGCCGttttccatgtggggtatggatgttattgggcctatatcaccaaaggcttctaatggacatcgcTTCATCTTCgtggtcattgattactttaccaagtgggtggaagctgcttcatacgcaaatgtcacgaagtcagcagtcagcaaattcttgaaaaaggagattATTTGTCGATATGGAATTCCTGAGAAaatcatatccgacaatgcgttaaatttgaataatagcaCAATAGCTGAGGTTTGCAGCCAATTTAAGATCAAACATCATAACTCATCAccgtatcgtccaaaaatgaatggtgcagtggaggcggccaataagaatataaaaaggattatggggaaaatgactgaaacttacaaggattggcatgagaaattatcATTTGCTCTCCTTGCCTATCGAACATCTGTTAGAACTTCTACCGGGGCAACACCCTTTTCTCTGGTATATGGAATGGAGGCGgtattacccattgaagttgaaatcccttctctaCGGGTGCTATCTGAACTGCAGTTGGACGAAGCCGATTGGGTCCAATCTCAGtacgatcagttgaacttaatagaagaaaagaggCTAAGAGCTATTCGCCATGGgcaaatgtaccagaaacgaatgatgcgagcctataataAAAAGGTCCGCCCTAGAGAGTTTCGTGAAGGAGACTTAGTGCTAAAAAAGATTCTCCCCATGCAAAAAGATTCGagaggaaagtggatgccaaattgggaaggtccttatgttgtaaagaaggccttttccgGTGGGGCTTTGATCCTatgtgagatggatggtaaaagttTGCCAAACCCTGCAAACGCAGACTccgtcaagaaatacttcacttga